The following are encoded together in the Anopheles nili chromosome 3, idAnoNiliSN_F5_01, whole genome shotgun sequence genome:
- the LOC128722727 gene encoding serine/threonine-protein kinase PRP4 homolog, whose protein sequence is MASREVISIASDDSDSAEENQSPQNKSEAKQSSSSRKHKKHKRHKKSSKSDKADKQHKSKKHKKHKRKHRAEDDDNDSSSEGELTKNGDPVCSDPRKMEQAFRIAKQSGENDLREVRSLDIDNTTTRLKNNGSAKVMPEKRKGHISTDPDKLVLMLTQDLDKRKEDVVSVESESDGVAEEDAPSPDVAVIEDDELNLEDLMRQKALLQARLGEYATDEEDDGLGKSSRAESANTRGEKPIKKKKIDASEAVITIDGDSTPDDTDQLRKKSINATNRTSRGGKEETQSAHKSVNVELENKRAKDYQQHPADGRVRQMERDRDRDREIRMREERRNREEDNYKRRMAEERFEREKARERERDRDRERARVRQRERDRSMERRRDRRGYSPRDRSRERRSVERGRGGGGRLGSRDRFRGRSRSRDRDLRLGAGRNARDRDRDRMRERDRARDYGRGAQRNGRDGRGSGRGRKLDDDRFKDSLSEGLKQQKESSSESEMGDIDIDDEEDEEKIIEKRRKEREALLKKLGVVNEDSQTMMEVQPPEARQVSMGSTAPSSRNESREATVHRTEEHDRDGTDQSLTPPIPSERKDLMDKVERKPKESPDPPKDLDRQSKELKSTAKENVKRPEWDMFAEQDIDSNFDSPGTVVANKQAHENPALTDNWDDAEGYYRVRIGEILDNRYVVANYTGQGVFSTVVKARDQARGNAFVAVKIIRNNEIMHKTGLRELEILKKLNDADPSDRYHCLRLYRHFFHKQHLCMVLEPLSMNLREVLKKYGKNVGLHIKAVRSYTQQLLLALKLLKKTGILHADIKPDNILVNENNLVLKLCDFGSASSITDNEITPYLVSRFYRAPEIILGLAYDYGIDMWSAGCSIYELYTGKILFSGQSNNQMLKFFMDLKGKIPNKLIRKGQFKDQHFDSNCNFLSHEIDKITEREKVVVVSVIKPTRDLQQELIAGQNLPDDQIRKVSQLKDLLDKVFALDPAKRISLNHALAHPFIQDKI, encoded by the exons ATGGCTTCTCGAGAAGTGAT CAGCATCGCTTCGGACGATAGTGACTCGGCCGAAGAGAACCAAAGCCCACAGAATAAGTcggaagcaaagcaaagcagcagttcacgcaaacacaaaaaacataagCGACACAAAAAGTCGTCTAAATCTGATAAAGCAGACAAACAGCATAAGTctaaaaaacacaagaaacacAAGCGAAAACATCGTGCTGAGGATGATGACAACGATAGCAGTTCGGAGGGTGAACTTACAAAGAATGGTGATCCCGTATGTTCGGATCCCCGAAAAATGGAACAAGCTTTTCGAATAGCGAAACAATCAGGCGAAAACGACCTTCGCGAGGTTCGCAGTTTAGACATAGACAATACCACAACACGGTTAAAAAATAACGGAAGTGCAAAAGTGATGCCTGAGAAACGTAAGGGACACATATCAACAGATCCGGACAAGCTCGTGCTAATGTTGACGCAAGACTTAGACAAGCGCAAAGAGGATGTGGTCTCGGtagaaagcgaaagcgatgGTGTCGCCGAAGAAGATGCACCTAGCCCGGACGTGGCCGTTATCGAGGACGATGAGCTTAATTTAGAAGATTTGATGCGTCAGAAAGCACTGCTTCAAGCTCGTCTCGGTGAGTATGCGACGGACGAGGAAGACGATGGTCTTGGAAAATCGTCCCGAGCAGAGTCCGCAAATACCAGGGGGGAAAAGCcgatcaaaaagaaaaaaattgatgcCAGCGAGGCAGTCATCACGATCGATGGGGACTCGACACCGGATGATACTGACCAGTTACGCAAGAAATCAATCAACGCCACGAACAGGACTTCGAGAGGCGGCAAGGAAGAGACTCAATCTGCACACAAGAGCGTCAATGTGGAGTTGGAGAATAAAAGAGCTAAAGATTATCAGCAACATCCGGCGGACGGCCGTGTTAGACAGATGGAGCGTGACCGCGATCGTGACAGAGAAATTAGAATGAGGGAAGAGCGGCGCAATCGGGAAGAGGATAACTATAAACGTCGCATGGCCGAGGAACGGTtcgaacgggaaaaagcacGAGAACGCGAGCGGGATCGGGACAGGGAACGGGCACGGGTGCGCCAACGGGAGCGAGACCGGTCAATGGAAAGACGACGCGATCGACGCGGATATTCTCCTCGTGACCGAAGCCGCGAAAGACGTTCCGTCGAACGTGGTCGCGGAGGTGGTGGTAGGTTAGGTTCGCGTGATCGTTTTCGCGGTCGTAGCAGAAGTAGGGATCGCGATCTACGCCTTGGTGCAGGCAGAAACGCTAGGGACAGGGATCGTGATCGAATGCGTGAAAGAGATCGTGCAAGAGACTATGGACGAGGTGCGCAAAGAAACGGTCGCGATGGTCGTGGCTCAGGTAGAGGTCGTAAGTTGGATGATGATCGTTTTAAAGATTCGCTTAGCGAAGGGTTAAAGCAGCAGAAAGAATCTAGCAGTGAAAGTGAAATGGGCGATATTGATATCGACGACGAGGAAGATGAGGAGAAAATCATCGAGAAACGGCGGAAAGAACGGGAAGCCCTTCTCAAG AAATTGGGTGTTGTAAATGAAGACAGTCAAACGATGATGGAAGTACAACCACCCGAAGCTCGTCAGGTCAGTATGGGTAGCACCGCACCATCTTCGCGAAACGAGAGCCGCGAAGCCACCGTTCATCGCACGGAAGAGCACGATCGCGATGGAACAGACCAATCTCTAACCCCACCGATACCGAGCGAGCGGAAGGATCTGATGGATAAGGTAGAACGTAAGCCGAAAGAGTCACCCGACCCACCGAAAGATCTGGACAGGCAGAGTAAGGAACTGAAAAGTactgcgaaagaaaatgttaaACGCCCCGAATGGGACATGTTTGCCGAACAGGACATCGACTCAAACTTCGACTCACCTGGCACGGTGGTGGCGAACAAGCAGGCGCACGAAAATCCAGCCCTCACGGACAACTGGGACGATGCGGAAGGCTACTATCGTGTTCGAATAGGTGAAATCCTGGATAACCGGTACGTGGTCGCCAATTACACTGGGCAGGGCGTGTTCAGTACGGTAGTCAAAGCCAGGGACCAGGCTCGCGGTAACGCGTTCGTTGCAGTCAAAATCATTCGTAACAACGAAATCAT GCATAAGACAGGATTGAGAGAGCTTGAGATATTGAAGAAACTCAACGATGCGGATCCGAGCGATCGTTACCATTGTTTGCGCTTGTACAGGCACTTTTTCCACAAGCAG CATTTGTGCATGGTTTTGGAGCCACTGTCGATGAATCTACGTGAAGTACTGAAGAAATATGGGAAAAATGTTGGTCTGCACATCAAAGCAGTGCGCAGCTATACCCAGCAACTTCTGTTGGCTCTGAAGCTGCTGAAAAAAACTGGAATTCTTCACGCAGACATCAAACCGGATAACATTCTCGTGAACGAGAACAACTTGGTACTGAAACTGTGTGATTTCGGCTCAGCGTCGTCCATCACGGACAACGAAATCACACCATACTTGGTGTCACGGTTCTATCGCGCCCCGGAGATAATCCTTGGTCTGGCGTACGATTACGGCATTGATATGTGGTCGGCCGGGTGCTCCATCTATGAATTGTACACGGGCAAGATCTTGTTTAGTGGTCAGTCCAATAATCAAATGCTTAAATTTTTCATGGATCTGAAGGGCAAGATACCGAACAAGCTGATACGTAAGGGACAGTTCAAGGACCAGCATTTCGATTCAAATTGCAATTTTCTATCGCACGAGATCGATAAAATCACAGAACGG GAAAAAGTGGTTGTAGTATCAGTGATCAAACCAACAAGGGATTTACAGCAGGAGCTGATCGCAGGACAAAATCTCCCCGACGACCAGATACGAAAAGTGTCCCAACTAAAAGACCTGCTGGATAAGGTGTTTGCGCTGGATCCGGCGAAGAGAATTTCTTTGAACCATGCACTGGCACATCCGTTTATCCAAGATAAGATCTAA